In Humulus lupulus chromosome 7, drHumLupu1.1, whole genome shotgun sequence, the following are encoded in one genomic region:
- the LOC133790375 gene encoding histone H3.2, translating into MARTKQTARKSTGGKAPRKQLATKAARKSAPATGGVKKPHRFRPGTVALREIRKYQKSTELLIRKLPFQRLVREIAQDFKTDLRFQSSAVSALQEAAEAYLVGLFEDTNLCAIHAKRVTIMPKDIQLARRIRGERA; encoded by the coding sequence ATGGCACGTACCAAGCAGACCGCAAGGAAATCCACCGGAGGAAAGGCCCCAAGGAAGCAACTGGCCACCAAGGCGGCCAGGAAGTCTGCCCCAGCCACCGGAGGAGTGAAGAAGCCTCACCGTTTCAGGCCCGGAACCGTGGCTTTGAGGGAGATCAGGAAGTACCAGAAGAGCACTGAGCTTTTGATCCGAAAGCTTCCATTCCAGAGGCTGGTGAGAGAGATCGCTCAGGACTTCAAGACCGATCTTCGTTTCCAGAGCAGCGCCGTGTCTGCACTTCAGGAAGCTGCCGAGGCTTACTTGGTGGGTCTGTTTGAGGACACCAACCTCTGCGCCATCCACGCCAAGAGGGTCACCATTATGCCTAAGGATATCCAACTCGCTCGCAGAATCAGAGGCGAGAGAGCTTAG
- the LOC133790374 gene encoding mediator of RNA polymerase II transcription subunit 22a-like — protein MNKAGGSGGAGGGAGGVGGSGPTAAAAAAAAQKQKALMQRVETDIGHIVDNFSHLVNVSRVNEPTVRNTQEAFMAEMRAARMVMAADSLLKLVSELKQTAIFAGFASLNDHVDQRTAEFNQQAQNTDRLLARIGDDAAAALKELESHYYSSSQRFLGF, from the coding sequence ATGAATAAAGCGGGAGGCAGTGGAGGGGCAGGTGGCGGAGCAGGAGGTGTTGGAGGAAGCGGACCCACAGCGGCTGCTGCGGCTGCGGCGGCTCAAAAGCAGAAAGCGTTGATGCAGAGAGTGGAAACGGACATAGGCCACATTGTCGACAATTTCAGTCACTTAGTCAATGTCTCTAGGGTCAACGAACCAACTGTCAGGAACACCCAAGAAGCTTTCATGGCTGAAATGCGGGCTGCAAGGATGGTCATGGCTGCCGATTCTCTGCTCAAACTTGTTTCGGAGCTCAAGCAAACGGCTATCTTCGCAGGCTTTGCTTCACTCAACGACCATGTCGATCAGAGAACTGCTGAGTTCAACCAGCAAGCTCAAAACACTGATCGTTTGCTTGCTCGAATTGGGGACGACGCTGCCGCTGCCCTCAAAGAACTCGAATCACATTACTACTCTTCTTCCCAAAGGTTCCTCGGCTTCTAG